In Macadamia integrifolia cultivar HAES 741 chromosome 13, SCU_Mint_v3, whole genome shotgun sequence, one DNA window encodes the following:
- the LOC122059145 gene encoding G-type lectin S-receptor-like serine/threonine-protein kinase RLK1 yields MATSCFKIRTATCLSAFYAYQKRPKSNTQGSSISETNLRSFTYKELEEATNGFKEELGKGAFGIVYKGIFPIGSRNLVAVKRLDKVVQEGEKEFKTEVIVIGQTHHKNLVQLFGFCEEGPHRILVYEFMSNGSLASFLFGLSRPHWDQRTQIAIGIARGLAYLHEECSTQIIHCDIKPQNILLDDFFRPRISDFGLAKLLMPDQVLTQTGIRGTRGYVAPEWFRSMPITARVDVYSFGVMLLEIISCRRSVDTAWGEEKVILTDWAYDCYREGKLEELVERDEEAMRDEKRLLTFVMVAIWCIQEDPPLRPTIKKVSQMLEGAVDVPRPPCPFPFSSYR; encoded by the exons ATGGCAACTTCGTGCTTCAAAATAAGGA CTGCAACTTGTCTCAGTGCATTCTATGCATACCAAAAAAGACCAAAAAGTAATACGCAAGGTTCAAGCATTTCGGAGACTAATCTACGTTCCTTTACATACAAAGAACTCGAAGAAGCAACAAATGGGTTCAAGGAAGAATTGGGAAAGGGTGCTTTTGGCATTGTTTACAAAGGTATCTTCCCAATAGGCTCTAGAAATCTGGTTGCAGTCAAGAGGCTAGACAAGGTGGTTCAAGAAGGTGAGAAGGAATTCAAAACAGAGGTAATTGTGATCGGCCAGACACACCATAAGAATTTAGTTCAATTGTTTGGATTTTGTGAGGAAGGGCCACACAGGATTTTGGTATACGAGTTCATGAGTAATGGTTCTTTGGCAAGCTTTCTGTTTGGACTCTCAAGGCCTCATTGGGATCAAAGAACCCAGATTGCAATCGGGATTGCAAGGGGGCTTGCATACTTACACGAAGAGTGCAGCACCCAGATCATCCATTGTGATATAAAGCCTCAGAACATACTTCTAGACGATTTTTTCAGGCCAAGGATTTCTGATTTTGGATTGGCAAAGCTGTTGATGCCTGACCAGGTCTTAACTCAAACAGGCATTAGAGGGACTAGAGGGTATGTGGCACCAGAGTGGTTCCGGAGTATGCCGATCACAGCTAGGGTGGATGTTTATAGCTTTGGTGTGATGTTGTTGGAGATTATCTCTTGTAGGAGGAGTGTTGACACAGCATGGGGTGAAGAGAAAGTTATATTAACGGACTGGGCTTATGATTGCTACAGAGAAGGTAAACTTGAAGAGTTGGTGGAGAGGGATGAGGAGGCCATGAGGGATGAGAAGAGGTTACTGACTTTTGTGATGGTTGCAATTTGGTGTATTCAAGAGGATCCGCCGCTGAGGCCAACAATTAAGAAGGTGTCACAGATGCTTGAAGGAGCTGTCGATGTTCCCCGTCCACCTTGCCCTTTTCCCTTCAGCTCTTACCgttaa